A window of the Streptomyces formicae genome harbors these coding sequences:
- a CDS encoding HpcH/HpaI aldolase/citrate lyase family protein: protein MRHFGHIPATARKELFHQEPSEFGADSPLGTLSVALGATLYSPATRPRLADDVLKQAARGVVSMVLCLEDSIDDAEVPYAEGNLVSQFGDLEGRGAEVPLLFIRVREPGQIQDLVQRLGPSARLLSGFVLPKFTEERGEAFLEALAAAEAVCGRRLYAMPVLESPELLHLETRRAALAGIARTVDRHRDRVLALRLGVTDFCSAYGLRRTPDMTAYDVQIVANVIADVVNVLGRSDGTGFTITGPVWEYFRLQERMFKPQLRRSPFQEVRAEKLRTALIEHDLDGLLREIEMDRANGLLGKTCIHPSHVLPVHALSVVSHEEFSDAQDILRPERGGGGVMRSAYTNKMNEVKPHRAWAERTLRRAEVFGVAREDVGFVELLTAGLAD, encoded by the coding sequence ATGCGTCATTTCGGGCATATCCCGGCGACTGCGCGTAAGGAACTGTTCCACCAGGAGCCGTCGGAATTCGGCGCCGACTCGCCCCTGGGCACGCTTTCGGTCGCCCTTGGAGCGACGCTCTACAGCCCGGCGACGCGGCCCCGGCTCGCGGACGACGTCCTCAAGCAGGCGGCCCGCGGAGTCGTCTCCATGGTGCTCTGCCTGGAGGATTCCATCGACGACGCCGAGGTGCCGTACGCCGAGGGGAACCTCGTCAGCCAGTTCGGCGACCTCGAAGGGCGTGGCGCGGAAGTGCCGCTGCTCTTCATCCGGGTCCGGGAGCCCGGCCAGATCCAGGACCTCGTCCAGCGCCTCGGCCCCAGCGCCCGGCTGCTGTCCGGATTCGTGCTGCCGAAGTTCACGGAGGAGCGCGGAGAGGCGTTCCTGGAGGCGCTCGCCGCCGCCGAGGCGGTGTGCGGCCGCCGGCTGTACGCCATGCCGGTGCTGGAGTCCCCCGAGCTGCTGCATCTGGAGACCAGGAGGGCAGCGCTGGCCGGCATCGCCCGCACCGTCGACCGGCACCGGGACCGGGTGCTCGCGCTGCGTCTCGGCGTCACCGACTTCTGCTCGGCGTACGGACTGAGGCGGACGCCCGACATGACGGCGTACGATGTCCAGATCGTCGCGAATGTCATTGCGGACGTCGTCAATGTGCTCGGCCGCTCCGACGGGACCGGGTTCACCATCACCGGTCCGGTCTGGGAGTACTTCCGGCTCCAGGAGCGCATGTTCAAGCCCCAGCTGCGCCGGAGCCCCTTCCAGGAGGTGCGGGCCGAGAAGTTGCGTACTGCACTGATCGAGCACGACCTCGACGGGCTGCTGCGGGAGATCGAGATGGACCGGGCCAACGGTCTGCTCGGCAAGACCTGTATCCACCCCTCCCATGTGCTGCCCGTGCACGCACTGTCGGTCGTCAGTCATGAGGAGTTCAGCGACGCGCAGGACATCCTTCGCCCGGAGCGGGGAGGAGGCGGAGTGATGCGCTCGGCGTACACGAACAAAATGAACGAGGTGAAGCCCCACCGTGCCTGGGCGGAGCGCACGCTCCGGCGAGCCGAGGTGTTCGGGGTCGCACGTGAGGACGTCGGTTTCGTGGAGCTGCTCACCGCCGGGCTCGCCGACTGA
- a CDS encoding TerD family protein: MTHAMLKGSNVPLGATAVRAVLRWSPGPGVPDVDASALLLGSDGRVRSDEDFVFYNQPRHPSGLVRLMPKKRVAEGLTDTVQADVGALDPSVDQVVLAASSDGGSFSGVPDLRIALYDAGAAEGEPLAVFDVRPETGEETAIICGELYRRGDGWKFRAVGQGYPTGLIGLATAFGISVDETEPEAQGEDRTQAAQPRPEPTVPPQAQPQPQPQPQPETQAQVPAPQPAYGYPQPPRAQPQPQPQPAPQPAYGYPQPAYGYPQPAAAAAPAPDPNFRLPAMGPQFIRQ; the protein is encoded by the coding sequence ATGACGCACGCGATGCTGAAGGGCTCGAACGTTCCGCTCGGAGCGACGGCCGTACGGGCCGTACTGCGCTGGTCCCCCGGCCCCGGGGTGCCGGACGTGGACGCCTCCGCCCTGCTGCTGGGTTCCGACGGCCGTGTGCGCTCCGACGAGGACTTCGTCTTCTACAACCAGCCACGCCACCCTTCCGGGCTGGTGCGGCTGATGCCGAAAAAGCGGGTCGCCGAGGGCCTGACCGACACCGTTCAGGCGGACGTCGGCGCACTCGACCCTTCCGTCGACCAGGTCGTGCTCGCGGCTTCGTCCGACGGCGGCAGCTTCTCCGGCGTGCCGGATCTGCGGATCGCGCTGTACGACGCGGGGGCGGCGGAAGGTGAGCCGCTGGCCGTGTTCGACGTGCGCCCGGAGACGGGCGAGGAGACCGCGATCATCTGCGGTGAGCTGTACCGGCGCGGGGACGGCTGGAAGTTCCGGGCGGTGGGGCAGGGCTATCCGACCGGGCTGATCGGCCTCGCCACGGCGTTCGGCATCTCGGTCGACGAGACCGAGCCGGAGGCGCAGGGCGAGGACCGGACGCAGGCCGCCCAGCCGCGGCCGGAGCCGACCGTCCCGCCCCAGGCCCAGCCGCAGCCGCAGCCGCAGCCGCAGCCCGAGACGCAGGCGCAGGTGCCGGCGCCCCAGCCGGCGTACGGCTACCCGCAGCCGCCCCGGGCCCAGCCCCAGCCCCAGCCCCAGCCGGCGCCGCAGCCCGCGTACGGCTACCCCCAGCCCGCGTACGGCTACCCGCAGCCCGCCGCCGCGGCCGCCCCCGCACCGGACCCGAACTTCCGGCTGCCCGCGATGGGCCCCCAGTTCATCCGCCAGTAG
- a CDS encoding TerD family protein, whose amino-acid sequence MAFWDSWWRGGSAAQFDSGSASTNSIQLTRRHPQVSLTKQGATTGNLRVNLSWRMRTSDIEGRSKQSGRLLRHPLKLFQPDVVQAHTQGVVNVDLDLGCLYELMDGSKGVVQPLGSFFGSLNEPPYVRLSGDDRFGAPSGETLFVNLDHRESIKRLLFFVYIYDRTPAFDRTHAKVTLYPSNGPRVEIELDERAPQARSCAVFTVDNVKGELIVRREVKFVYGFQAELDRLYGWGLQWGRGYKTKA is encoded by the coding sequence ATGGCCTTCTGGGACAGTTGGTGGCGCGGCGGGTCCGCGGCGCAGTTCGACTCGGGGAGCGCGTCGACCAACTCGATACAGCTGACCCGGCGGCATCCGCAGGTCTCGCTGACCAAGCAGGGCGCCACCACCGGAAACCTCCGGGTCAATCTGTCGTGGCGGATGCGGACCTCTGACATCGAGGGCCGCTCCAAACAGAGTGGCCGGCTGCTGCGCCATCCGCTCAAGCTCTTCCAGCCCGACGTCGTCCAGGCGCACACCCAGGGCGTGGTCAATGTCGACCTCGACCTCGGCTGCCTCTACGAGCTGATGGACGGCAGCAAGGGTGTGGTCCAGCCGCTCGGCAGCTTCTTCGGCAGCCTCAACGAACCGCCGTACGTCAGGCTCAGCGGCGACGACCGGTTCGGTGCCCCCTCCGGGGAGACGCTCTTCGTCAATCTCGACCACCGCGAGTCGATCAAGCGGCTGCTGTTCTTCGTCTACATCTACGACCGGACGCCCGCCTTCGACCGCACGCACGCGAAGGTGACGCTGTACCCGAGCAACGGGCCGCGCGTGGAGATAGAGCTGGACGAACGCGCCCCGCAGGCCCGCTCGTGCGCGGTGTTCACGGTGGACAACGTCAAGGGCGAGCTCATCGTGCGCCGCGAGGTGAAGTTCGTGTACGGCTTCCAGGCGGAGCTGGACCGGCTGTACGGCTGGGGACTGCAGTGGGGCCGCGGCTACAAGACCAAAGCGTGA
- a CDS encoding DUF475 domain-containing protein yields the protein MVLRTFGWSFAITALGLAFAAWQWGWEAFGVVLILSILEISLSFDNAVVNAGILKKMNAFWQKIFLTVGILIAVFGMRLVFPVVIVAISAKVGPIEAVNLAMDDPERYEALVTDAHPAIAAFGGMFLLMIFLDFIFEDRDIKWLAWLERPLAKLGKVDMLSVCVALIALLISAMTFATHAHTSTGHADKSATVLLAGVAGLVTYLIVGGLSGYFENKLEEEEEREHEEEEKAKAEGKQVSAVGLAGKAAFFLFLYLEVLDASFSFDGVIGAFAITNQIFWMALGLGIGAMYVRSLTVYLVRQGTLDDYVYLEHGAHYAIGALAVILLVTIEHEISEIITGLIGVVLIAWSFLSSVLRNRRLAAEESQEKELAAKEV from the coding sequence GTGGTCCTGAGAACTTTCGGATGGTCGTTCGCCATCACGGCGCTCGGCCTCGCATTCGCCGCGTGGCAGTGGGGGTGGGAGGCGTTCGGCGTCGTCCTGATCCTGTCGATCCTCGAGATCTCGCTCTCGTTCGACAACGCGGTCGTCAACGCCGGAATCCTGAAGAAGATGAATGCCTTCTGGCAGAAGATCTTCCTCACGGTCGGCATCCTCATCGCGGTCTTCGGTATGCGACTGGTCTTCCCCGTCGTCATCGTCGCCATCAGCGCCAAGGTCGGGCCCATCGAGGCCGTCAACCTGGCGATGGACGACCCGGAGAGGTACGAAGCGCTCGTCACCGACGCCCACCCGGCCATCGCCGCCTTCGGTGGCATGTTCCTGCTCATGATCTTCCTCGACTTCATCTTCGAGGACCGGGACATCAAGTGGCTCGCCTGGCTGGAGCGCCCGCTCGCCAAGCTGGGCAAGGTCGACATGCTGTCGGTCTGCGTCGCCCTGATCGCCCTGCTGATCAGCGCGATGACCTTCGCGACCCACGCCCACACCAGCACCGGTCACGCGGACAAGTCCGCCACCGTGCTGCTCGCGGGCGTCGCCGGCCTGGTCACGTACCTGATCGTCGGCGGCCTCTCCGGCTACTTCGAGAACAAGCTGGAGGAAGAGGAGGAGCGCGAGCACGAGGAGGAGGAGAAGGCCAAGGCCGAGGGCAAGCAGGTCTCGGCGGTCGGCCTGGCCGGCAAGGCGGCGTTCTTCCTCTTCCTGTATCTGGAAGTGCTCGACGCGTCGTTCTCCTTCGACGGCGTCATCGGTGCCTTCGCGATCACCAACCAAATCTTCTGGATGGCGCTCGGCCTCGGTATCGGCGCCATGTACGTCCGGTCCCTCACGGTCTACCTGGTCCGCCAGGGCACCCTCGACGACTACGTCTATCTGGAGCACGGCGCGCACTACGCGATCGGTGCGCTCGCCGTCATCCTGCTCGTCACGATCGAGCACGAGATCAGCGAGATCATCACCGGTCTCATCGGTGTCGTGCTGATCGCCTGGTCCTTCCTCTCCTCCGTGCTGCGCAACAGGCGCCTCGCGGCGGAGGAGTCGCAGGAGAAGGAGCTCGCGGCCAAGGAAGTGTGA
- a CDS encoding TerD family protein: MGVTLAKGGNVSLSKAAPNLTQVLVGLGWDARSTTGAPFDLDASALLCQSGRVLGDEWFVFYNNLTSPEGSVTHTGDNLTGEGDGDDESLVVDLSQVPAHCDKIIFPVSIHEADNRGQTFGQVSNAFIRVVNQADGQELARYDLSEDASTETAMIFGELYRYGGEWKFRAVGQGYASGLRGIALDFGVNVS, from the coding sequence ATGGGCGTCACGCTCGCCAAGGGAGGCAATGTCTCCCTCTCCAAGGCCGCACCGAACCTCACGCAGGTCCTCGTCGGACTCGGCTGGGACGCACGCTCCACCACCGGAGCGCCCTTCGACCTCGACGCCAGCGCGCTGCTCTGCCAGTCGGGGCGGGTGCTCGGTGACGAGTGGTTCGTCTTCTACAACAATCTGACGAGCCCGGAAGGTTCGGTCACGCACACCGGGGACAACCTCACGGGCGAGGGTGACGGGGACGACGAGTCGCTGGTCGTGGACCTCTCCCAGGTGCCGGCGCACTGCGACAAGATCATCTTTCCGGTCTCCATCCACGAGGCCGACAACCGCGGCCAGACCTTCGGCCAGGTCAGCAACGCCTTCATCCGCGTCGTGAACCAGGCGGACGGCCAGGAGCTCGCCCGGTACGACCTGAGCGAGGACGCCTCCACCGAGACCGCGATGATCTTCGGCGAGCTGTACAGGTACGGGGGCGAATGGAAGTTCCGGGCGGTGGGCCAGGGGTACGCGTCGGGTCTGCGCGGCATCGCTCTAGACTTCGGGGTCAACGTTTCGTAA
- a CDS encoding TerD family protein: MGVSLSKGGNVSLTKAAPNLTAVTVGLGWDVRTTTGTDFDLDASALLANAEGKVATDGNFVFFNNLKSPDGSVEHTGDNLTGEGEGDDEQIKVNLAGVPADVDKIVFPVSIYEAESRQQSFGQVRNAFIRVVNQADGQELARYDLSEDASTETAMVFGELYRNGAEWKFRAIGQGYASGLRGIAQDFGVNV, encoded by the coding sequence GTGGGAGTCAGCCTCAGCAAGGGCGGCAACGTCTCGCTGACCAAGGCCGCCCCCAACCTGACCGCGGTCACCGTCGGTCTGGGCTGGGACGTCCGTACCACCACCGGTACCGACTTCGACCTCGACGCCAGCGCCCTGCTGGCGAACGCCGAGGGCAAGGTCGCCACCGACGGCAACTTCGTCTTCTTCAACAACCTCAAGAGCCCCGACGGCTCCGTGGAGCACACCGGTGACAACCTCACCGGTGAGGGCGAGGGCGACGACGAGCAGATCAAGGTGAACCTGGCCGGCGTGCCGGCCGACGTCGACAAGATCGTGTTCCCGGTCTCCATCTACGAGGCCGAGAGCCGCCAGCAGTCCTTCGGCCAGGTGCGCAACGCGTTCATCCGCGTCGTGAACCAGGCGGACGGCCAGGAGCTCGCCCGGTACGACCTGAGCGAGGACGCCTCCACCGAGACGGCCATGGTCTTCGGCGAGCTGTACCGAAACGGGGCGGAGTGGAAGTTCCGCGCCATCGGCCAGGGGTACGCCTCGGGCCTGCGCGGCATCGCGCAGGACTTCGGCGTCAACGTCTGA
- a CDS encoding peroxiredoxin, whose amino-acid sequence MAIEVGTKAPDFELKDNHGRTVTLAEFRGEKIVVLLFYPFAFTGVCTGELCALRDELPTFVNDDTQLLAVSNDSIHTLRVFAEQEGLEYPLLSDFWPHGEVSRAYGVFAEDKGCAVRGTFIIDKEGVVRWSVVNALPDARDLNDYVKALDTL is encoded by the coding sequence ATGGCGATCGAGGTCGGCACCAAGGCCCCGGACTTCGAGCTCAAGGACAACCACGGGCGCACCGTGACCCTCGCCGAGTTCCGCGGCGAGAAGATCGTGGTGCTGCTCTTCTACCCGTTCGCCTTCACCGGTGTGTGCACCGGCGAGCTCTGCGCGCTCCGCGACGAGCTGCCCACGTTCGTCAACGACGACACCCAGCTCCTCGCCGTCTCCAACGACTCCATCCACACCCTGCGCGTCTTCGCCGAGCAGGAGGGCCTGGAGTACCCGCTGCTGTCGGACTTCTGGCCGCACGGCGAGGTCTCGCGCGCGTACGGCGTCTTCGCCGAGGACAAGGGCTGCGCCGTGCGCGGCACCTTCATCATCGACAAGGAGGGCGTGGTGCGCTGGAGCGTCGTCAACGCCCTGCCGGACGCCCGCGACCTGAACGACTACGTCAAGGCGCTCGACACCCTCTGA
- a CDS encoding DUF3052 domain-containing protein: MSATADHAEERTNPAARLGFEPGQVVQEIGYDDDVELELREAIEAVTGQELVDEEYDDVADVVLLWFRDEDGDLTDALVDAIGLVDDGGTVWLMTPKTGRDGYVEPSDINEAAQTAGLSQTKSVNAGKDWTGSRLVTPKAAKSKR, encoded by the coding sequence GTGAGCGCGACCGCGGACCACGCGGAGGAGCGGACCAACCCAGCCGCAAGGCTGGGGTTCGAGCCCGGACAGGTGGTCCAGGAGATCGGCTACGACGACGACGTCGAGCTGGAGCTCCGTGAGGCTATCGAGGCCGTCACCGGCCAGGAGCTCGTCGACGAGGAGTACGACGACGTCGCGGACGTCGTTCTGCTCTGGTTCCGCGACGAGGACGGCGATCTTACGGACGCACTGGTGGACGCCATCGGTCTGGTCGATGACGGCGGAACGGTCTGGCTGATGACGCCCAAGACCGGCCGTGACGGCTATGTCGAGCCCAGCGACATCAACGAGGCCGCCCAGACGGCTGGCCTCTCGCAGACCAAGAGCGTCAACGCAGGCAAGGACTGGACTGGCAGCAGGCTGGTCACGCCCAAGGCGGCGAAGTCCAAGCGCTGA
- the aceE gene encoding pyruvate dehydrogenase (acetyl-transferring), homodimeric type produces MASGSDRNPIIIGGLPSQVPDFDPEETGEWLDSLDAAVDERGRERARYLMLRLIERAREKRVAVPEMRSTDYVNTIATKDEPFFPGNEEIERKILNATRWNAAVMVSRAQRPGIGVGGHIATFASSASLYDVGFNHFFRGKDEGDGGDQIFFQGHASPGVYARAFLLDRLNETQLDAFRQEKSKYPNGLSSYPHPRLMPGFWEFPTVSMGLGPIGAIFQARMNRYMEARGIADTSRSHVWAFLGDGEMDEPESLGQLSIAAREGLDNLTFVVNCNLQRLDGPVRGNGKIIQELESIFRGAGWNVIKLIWDRTWDPLLAQDRDGVLVNKLNTTPDGQFQTYATETGAYIRDHFFGGDHRLRQMVENMTDHQILMLGRGGHDHRKIFAAYSAARAHKGQPTVILAQTVKGWTLGPNFEGRNATHQMKKLTVDDLKGFRDRLHLPISDQQLEDGPPPYYHPGRDSEEIQYMHDRRKGLGGYVPTRVVRSKPLVLPDDNTYAAVKKGSGQQSIATTMAFVRLLKDLMRDKEIGKRFVLIAPDEYRTFGMDSFFPSAKIYNPLGQQYEAVDRELLLAYKESPTGQMLHDGISEAGCTASLIAAGSAYATHGEPLIPVYVFYSMFGFQRTGDQFWQMADQLSRGFVLGATAGRTTLTGEGLQHADGHSQLLASTNPGCVAYDPAFGYEIAHIVKDGLRRMYGSDPEHPHGEDVFYYLTVYNEPIQHPAEPENVDVDGILKGIHRYRAGDTNGTAQIPAQIMASGVAVPWAVEAQRILADEWNVRADVWSATSWNELRREAVAVEQHNLLHPEEEQRIPYVTRKLSGAEGPFVAVSDWMRSVPDQISRWVPGRYASLGADGFGFADTRGAARRYFHIDAQSIVLAVLTELARDGKMDRSVLKQAVDRYQLLDVAAADPGAAGGDA; encoded by the coding sequence GTGGCTTCCGGATCCGATCGCAACCCGATCATCATTGGCGGCCTGCCGAGCCAGGTCCCGGATTTCGATCCGGAGGAGACCGGGGAGTGGCTCGACTCCCTCGACGCCGCCGTCGACGAGCGCGGCCGTGAGCGCGCCCGCTACCTCATGCTCCGCCTGATCGAGCGGGCACGCGAGAAGCGCGTGGCCGTGCCCGAGATGCGCAGCACGGACTACGTGAACACGATCGCGACCAAGGACGAGCCGTTCTTCCCCGGCAACGAGGAGATCGAGCGCAAGATCCTGAACGCGACCCGCTGGAACGCCGCGGTGATGGTCTCCCGCGCCCAGCGGCCCGGCATCGGCGTCGGCGGCCACATCGCCACGTTCGCCTCCTCCGCCTCACTGTACGACGTGGGCTTCAACCACTTCTTCCGGGGCAAGGACGAGGGCGACGGCGGCGACCAGATCTTCTTCCAGGGCCACGCCTCGCCCGGTGTCTACGCCCGGGCGTTCCTGCTGGACCGGCTGAACGAGACCCAGCTCGACGCCTTCCGCCAGGAGAAGTCGAAGTACCCGAACGGGCTGTCGTCGTATCCGCACCCGCGGCTGATGCCCGGCTTCTGGGAGTTCCCGACCGTGTCGATGGGCCTCGGCCCGATCGGCGCGATCTTCCAGGCGCGGATGAACCGCTACATGGAGGCGCGCGGCATCGCCGACACCTCCCGGTCGCACGTGTGGGCGTTCCTCGGCGACGGCGAGATGGACGAGCCGGAGTCGCTCGGCCAGCTGTCCATCGCCGCCCGCGAGGGCCTCGACAACCTGACCTTCGTGGTCAACTGCAACCTCCAGCGGCTCGACGGCCCGGTGCGCGGCAACGGGAAGATCATCCAGGAGCTGGAGTCGATCTTCCGTGGCGCCGGCTGGAACGTGATCAAGCTGATCTGGGACCGCACCTGGGACCCGCTGCTCGCCCAGGACCGCGACGGCGTGCTGGTCAACAAGCTGAACACCACGCCGGACGGCCAGTTCCAGACGTACGCCACGGAGACCGGCGCGTACATCCGCGACCACTTCTTCGGCGGCGATCACCGGCTGCGCCAGATGGTCGAGAACATGACCGACCACCAGATCCTGATGCTGGGCCGCGGCGGTCACGACCACCGGAAGATCTTCGCGGCGTACTCGGCGGCGCGCGCCCACAAGGGCCAGCCGACCGTGATCCTCGCCCAGACGGTCAAGGGCTGGACGCTCGGCCCGAACTTCGAGGGCCGCAACGCGACCCACCAGATGAAGAAGCTGACGGTCGACGACCTCAAGGGCTTCCGCGACCGGCTGCACCTGCCGATCAGCGACCAGCAGCTGGAGGACGGCCCGCCGCCGTACTACCACCCGGGCCGCGACTCGGAGGAGATCCAGTACATGCACGACCGCCGCAAGGGTCTGGGCGGGTACGTCCCGACCCGGGTCGTGCGGTCGAAGCCGCTGGTCCTGCCGGACGACAACACGTACGCGGCCGTGAAGAAGGGCTCCGGGCAGCAGTCGATCGCCACCACCATGGCGTTCGTCCGGCTGCTGAAGGACCTCATGCGGGACAAGGAGATCGGCAAGCGGTTCGTGCTGATCGCGCCGGACGAGTACCGCACCTTCGGCATGGACTCGTTCTTCCCGAGTGCGAAGATCTACAACCCGCTGGGCCAGCAGTACGAGGCCGTGGACCGCGAGCTGCTGCTCGCGTACAAGGAGTCCCCGACCGGCCAGATGCTGCACGACGGCATCTCGGAGGCGGGCTGCACGGCCTCGCTGATCGCCGCCGGCTCGGCGTACGCGACGCACGGCGAGCCGCTCATCCCGGTGTACGTCTTCTACTCGATGTTCGGCTTCCAGCGGACCGGCGACCAGTTCTGGCAGATGGCCGACCAGCTGTCGCGCGGCTTCGTCCTCGGCGCCACCGCGGGACGCACCACCCTGACCGGTGAGGGCCTCCAGCACGCGGACGGCCACTCCCAGCTGCTCGCCTCCACCAACCCGGGCTGTGTCGCCTACGACCCGGCGTTCGGGTACGAGATCGCGCACATCGTCAAGGACGGTCTGCGGCGGATGTACGGCTCCGACCCGGAGCACCCGCACGGCGAGGACGTCTTCTACTACCTGACCGTCTACAACGAGCCGATCCAGCACCCGGCCGAGCCGGAGAACGTGGACGTGGACGGCATCCTCAAGGGCATCCACCGCTACCGGGCGGGGGATACCAACGGAACAGCACAGATCCCGGCGCAGATCATGGCGTCCGGTGTCGCGGTGCCGTGGGCGGTCGAGGCGCAGCGGATCCTCGCGGACGAGTGGAACGTCCGCGCGGATGTGTGGTCGGCGACGTCCTGGAACGAGCTGCGGCGCGAGGCCGTCGCGGTCGAGCAGCACAACCTCCTCCACCCGGAGGAGGAGCAGCGCATCCCGTACGTGACCCGGAAGCTCAGCGGCGCGGAGGGCCCGTTCGTGGCCGTCTCCGACTGGATGCGGTCGGTGCCGGACCAGATCTCCCGCTGGGTGCCGGGGCGTTACGCCTCGCTGGGCGCGGACGGCTTCGGCTTCGCGGACACGCGCGGCGCGGCCCGCCGGTACTTCCACATCGACGCGCAGTCGATCGTGCTGGCGGTGCTGACCGAGCTGGCGCGCGACGGCAAGATGGACCGCTCGGTGCTGAAGCAGGCCGTGGACCGCTACCAGCTGCTGGACGTGGCGGCTGCGGACCCGGGGGCCGCGGGCGGCGACGCGTAG
- a CDS encoding potassium channel family protein produces the protein MKQGTAQMRWEARAQGPLLALAVAFGVAYAVPIVAPDAQHWVHQLCTVVEWAVWGAFAVDYVVRLVLAPYTWLFVRKHPLDLLAVLLPLVQPLRLLRVVATLLLVGRRARMAPQITLTTYVAGAVVGLMMFGSLAVLHVERNAPDGNIRTLGDAVWWSFTTMTTVGYGDHAPTTGLGRVLAVGLMLSGIALLGVVTANIAAWFISRFDRDDAEERRQTALLEALTTEVRELRAEVARLSATPPSDPEAPQVAGVPAQAPRACRSDQAGSGSGPPRSG, from the coding sequence ATGAAACAGGGAACCGCGCAGATGCGCTGGGAAGCGCGTGCCCAGGGGCCGCTGCTGGCGCTCGCCGTGGCGTTCGGTGTCGCGTACGCCGTGCCGATCGTGGCGCCGGACGCCCAGCACTGGGTGCATCAGCTCTGCACGGTCGTGGAGTGGGCGGTCTGGGGCGCGTTCGCCGTCGACTACGTCGTACGGCTGGTGCTGGCGCCGTACACATGGCTGTTCGTCCGCAAGCACCCGCTGGATCTGCTGGCCGTGCTGCTGCCGCTGGTGCAGCCGCTGCGGCTGCTGCGGGTCGTCGCCACGCTGCTGCTGGTGGGGCGGCGGGCCCGGATGGCCCCGCAGATCACGCTCACGACGTATGTGGCGGGTGCGGTCGTCGGGCTGATGATGTTCGGCTCGCTGGCGGTGCTGCACGTCGAGCGGAACGCGCCCGACGGGAACATCAGGACGCTCGGCGACGCCGTGTGGTGGTCGTTCACGACGATGACGACCGTCGGATACGGGGACCACGCGCCGACGACGGGCCTCGGGCGGGTGCTCGCGGTGGGGCTGATGCTCTCCGGCATCGCCCTGCTCGGTGTGGTGACCGCCAACATCGCCGCGTGGTTCATCTCCCGCTTCGACCGGGACGACGCCGAGGAGCGCCGCCAGACGGCGCTCCTGGAAGCCCTGACCACGGAGGTCAGGGAGCTGCGGGCGGAGGTGGCGAGGCTTTCGGCGACGCCACCGTCCGACCCGGAAGCCCCGCAGGTTGCAGGGGTCCCGGCGCAGGCGCCTAGGGCCTGTCGTTCGGATCAGGCCGGATCAGGGAGCGGCCCGCCGCGGAGCGGCTGA
- a CDS encoding peptidase inhibitor family I36 protein, protein MRTTVLAAALALTAALAPATVSTVSAAPRPALGACGPGELCLWGKPDFKGARQAYELSGLDIDSCVPLPDGTTAEALANRTGRPVTTYQSAECAETGEFETYPGGGTWVPQSPYRVRAFKVWES, encoded by the coding sequence ATGCGTACGACCGTTCTCGCCGCCGCCCTTGCCCTGACCGCGGCGCTCGCACCCGCCACCGTCTCCACCGTCTCCGCCGCACCCCGGCCCGCGCTCGGTGCCTGCGGCCCGGGGGAGCTGTGCCTCTGGGGAAAGCCGGACTTCAAGGGGGCCAGGCAGGCGTACGAGCTGTCCGGGCTCGACATCGACTCCTGCGTCCCGCTGCCCGACGGCACCACCGCCGAGGCCCTCGCCAACAGGACCGGACGCCCCGTCACCACCTACCAGTCGGCGGAGTGCGCCGAGACGGGCGAGTTCGAGACCTACCCGGGCGGCGGCACCTGGGTGCCGCAGTCCCCGTACCGGGTGCGGGCGTTCAAGGTCTGGGAGAGCTAG